From the Bacillus tuaregi genome, one window contains:
- a CDS encoding 4Fe-4S dicluster domain-containing protein, whose translation MNVVEKIILKKIKHKVSNWFELERSVEKLDGVFHSVEDSPEKSWPNPDKIPSGKEVPFSIKNIPIVGPSLSSSIKEGNKAIKSLSNNPARGKTIIDDLELKQFEAMAKENGIGAIGYTKLPHHLIFKDRAVLYDTAIVLIMEMNKEAVMKAPSLDTFKMVMSTYDTLGKTTNLLTEQLRIMGFQAQASHPLGGLVVYPPLAVEAGLGWCGRHGLLITPQFGASQRIAAIFVNIENLPLSEKNYHSWIGDFCENCGKCIRKCPSQAIYEEPIEHQSGRKTHINREKCLPIFVSQQGCTVCVKECTFTKINYSIVHDRFVNRKGRTQKN comes from the coding sequence ATGAATGTAGTTGAAAAAATCATCTTAAAGAAAATAAAGCATAAAGTGTCTAATTGGTTTGAGCTAGAGCGTTCAGTTGAAAAATTAGATGGCGTCTTTCACTCTGTAGAGGATTCACCGGAAAAGAGCTGGCCAAACCCTGACAAAATTCCAAGCGGGAAAGAGGTTCCTTTTAGCATCAAGAATATCCCTATTGTAGGACCAAGCCTAAGCTCGAGTATTAAGGAAGGAAATAAGGCAATAAAATCCCTTTCTAATAATCCGGCTAGAGGCAAAACCATCATTGATGACCTTGAATTAAAACAATTTGAAGCAATGGCTAAAGAGAATGGGATAGGTGCAATTGGATATACAAAGCTTCCGCATCATTTGATTTTTAAAGACCGGGCTGTTTTATATGATACTGCGATTGTTCTCATCATGGAAATGAATAAAGAGGCGGTCATGAAGGCACCAAGCTTAGACACCTTTAAAATGGTCATGTCTACATATGATACGCTAGGAAAGACTACGAATTTATTAACCGAGCAGTTGAGAATAATGGGGTTTCAAGCACAGGCCAGTCATCCGCTTGGGGGATTGGTCGTATATCCTCCGCTTGCTGTTGAGGCAGGGCTTGGCTGGTGTGGAAGACATGGACTATTAATCACGCCACAATTTGGCGCCTCACAAAGAATTGCCGCTATTTTTGTTAACATTGAAAATCTACCTCTCTCAGAAAAGAATTACCATTCCTGGATAGGTGATTTTTGTGAAAACTGTGGAAAATGTATTAGGAAATGTCCATCCCAGGCTATTTATGAAGAACCTATTGAACATCAATCAGGACGAAAAACGCATATCAACAGAGAAAAATGCTTGCCCATTTTTGTTTCCCAGCAGGGATGCACTGTTTGTGTGAAAGAGTGTACATTTACAAAAATCAATTACAGTATTGTACATGATAGATTTGTTAATAGAAAAGGGAGGACTCAGAAAAATTAA
- a CDS encoding MarR family winged helix-turn-helix transcriptional regulator, whose product MSDEQDFNISHFLIEDALGSIINRAAIIVKKRLHLALKEAGLELTPEEFALLSRLWESDGIPQTELVEKTLKDKTRVTRLLGGLMNKSYVIKKTDENDRRNYNVHLTEEGKRIRSIIIPIVIQLMKEATEGIEQEEIDMAKSVLRKVFLNLNSISTDKE is encoded by the coding sequence ATGAGCGATGAACAGGACTTCAACATCAGTCATTTCCTCATTGAAGATGCATTGGGTTCGATTATAAATAGAGCGGCTATTATTGTTAAAAAGCGTCTGCACCTTGCTCTTAAGGAGGCAGGGTTAGAGCTTACGCCTGAAGAGTTTGCATTACTCAGCAGGCTTTGGGAAAGTGATGGGATTCCCCAAACAGAATTAGTTGAAAAAACATTGAAGGACAAGACACGAGTCACCCGTTTACTTGGTGGTTTGATGAACAAATCCTATGTAATCAAGAAAACAGATGAAAATGATCGCCGAAACTACAATGTGCACTTAACTGAAGAAGGGAAGCGGATTCGTTCCATCATCATTCCGATTGTTATACAGCTCATGAAAGAAGCTACGGAAGGAATCGAGCAGGAGGAGATTGACATGGCGAAGAGTGTCCTTAGAAAAGTATTCTTGAACCTCAACAGCATTTCCACTGATAAGGAGTGA
- a CDS encoding TSUP family transporter codes for MFFDLDPSLLLILLVFGFLAAFIDSVVGGGGLITLPALLFTGLNPAGAVATNKLASTIGSLTSTFIFYRSGKIDMKSVIKLFPLSFVGSLLGAWTVHRMNPDVLKPLMLVMLGAVAIYTIFKKDWGSISTPKKLSIRHFIIFLAAILAIGFYDGFLGPGTGSFLIFSFLLIGNDFLKAAGNAKFLNFSSNVAGLLMFMFLGQVNYTYGLIMGLAQLAGAICGSKFAIKRGSSYVRALFITVTCLLLAKNIYDYML; via the coding sequence ATGTTTTTTGATTTAGACCCATCGTTATTATTGATTTTGCTTGTTTTTGGCTTTTTAGCAGCATTTATAGATTCGGTTGTTGGTGGTGGCGGGCTTATTACATTACCTGCTTTATTATTTACTGGATTGAATCCAGCTGGAGCCGTTGCTACTAATAAATTAGCGTCGACTATCGGTTCTTTAACGAGTACATTCATATTTTATCGTTCCGGAAAAATTGATATGAAATCAGTGATTAAGCTATTTCCTCTCTCTTTTGTCGGATCGTTGCTTGGTGCATGGACCGTTCATAGGATGAACCCTGATGTGCTAAAGCCATTGATGCTCGTTATGCTTGGTGCAGTGGCTATTTATACGATTTTCAAGAAGGATTGGGGCAGTATTTCCACTCCGAAAAAGCTATCCATTCGTCACTTCATCATTTTTCTGGCAGCCATTTTGGCGATTGGCTTCTATGATGGTTTTCTAGGACCTGGGACAGGTTCGTTTTTAATATTTTCTTTTTTATTAATTGGAAATGACTTCTTAAAGGCTGCGGGGAATGCGAAATTTTTAAACTTCAGCAGCAATGTGGCTGGATTATTGATGTTTATGTTTTTAGGGCAAGTGAATTACACGTATGGGTTGATCATGGGACTAGCCCAGCTTGCCGGTGCGATTTGCGGCTCAAAATTTGCAATTAAACGAGGTAGCAGCTATGTTCGTGCCTTGTTTATTACCGTCACCTGTTTATTGTTAGCGAAAAATATCTATGATTACATGCTTTAA
- the parC gene encoding DNA topoisomerase IV subunit A codes for MSSVEKYHDLPLEEVIGDRFGRYSKYIIQDRALPDARDGLKPVQRRILYAMHVEGNTHDKHFRKSAKTVGNVIGNYHPHGDSSVYEAMVRMSQDWKVRNVLIEMHGNNGSIDGDPPAAMRYTEARLSAISSELLRDIDKRTVDLVPNFDDTANEPTVLPAAFPNLLVNGSTGISAGYATEIPPHHLGEVIDAVIYRMDKPACSVDELMEFVKGPDFPTGGIIQGVDGIKKAYETGKGKVIVRGKTEFETIRGGKQQIVITEIPYEVNKANLVKRIDEFRLDRKVEGIAEVRDETDRTGLRIVIELKKDADAEGILNYLFKNSDLQITYHFNMVAIHNKRPKLMGLREMLDAYINHRKEVVTRRSEFDLLKARDRSHIVEGLMKALSILDEVIATIRASKDKRDAKNNLMAKFQFSEPQAEAIVSLQLYRLTNTDITALKAEAEELAKLIEELTAILNSEKKLLSVIKKELKDVQKRFIDTRRTKIEAEIEEIKINLEVLIASEDVIVTVTKEGYVKRTSQRSYAASNGQDFGMKDSDRLISKLEMNTTDVLLLFTNKGNYLFCPVHELPDIRWKDVGQHVANIIPIDRNEAIIAAVPVKDFEKEAYLLFVTKNGMVKKTELKQYHAQRRSKALVAINLKNDDEVIDVHVTDGSKELFLTTYYGYALWFKEEEISPIGIRAAGVKGINLKDGDYVTAGKIKNSDQQPAVVIITQRGSIKKMKLTEFEIASRAKRGVVILRELKTNPHYVIGFVFVNEQDEIFVETEKGIIEQTNASGLRFNDRYSNGSFLYDMEQNGKAKAIWTHEHKEKTEAEEK; via the coding sequence CCGTGCCCTTCCTGATGCGCGAGATGGATTAAAGCCCGTTCAGCGCCGGATTCTTTATGCAATGCATGTAGAAGGGAATACCCATGATAAGCACTTCCGAAAATCTGCCAAGACGGTCGGGAACGTAATCGGTAACTATCACCCACATGGTGATTCTTCTGTTTATGAAGCGATGGTAAGGATGAGTCAGGATTGGAAGGTACGGAATGTATTAATCGAAATGCATGGAAATAACGGTAGTATTGATGGGGACCCTCCTGCAGCGATGCGTTATACAGAAGCTAGGTTGTCCGCTATTTCATCAGAGCTGCTACGTGATATTGATAAACGTACAGTTGATTTAGTGCCAAATTTTGATGATACAGCAAACGAACCAACAGTATTACCGGCCGCATTCCCGAATCTGCTCGTGAATGGGTCAACCGGAATATCTGCTGGTTATGCAACAGAAATTCCTCCTCATCATTTAGGTGAAGTCATAGATGCCGTGATTTATCGTATGGATAAGCCAGCGTGTTCAGTAGATGAATTAATGGAATTTGTCAAAGGACCTGATTTTCCGACCGGCGGTATTATTCAGGGTGTTGATGGAATAAAAAAAGCCTACGAAACGGGAAAAGGCAAGGTCATTGTTCGCGGAAAAACAGAATTTGAAACGATTCGCGGTGGGAAACAGCAAATCGTGATTACTGAAATTCCTTATGAGGTAAACAAAGCTAATTTAGTTAAACGAATCGATGAATTTCGCCTGGATCGAAAGGTTGAGGGTATTGCAGAGGTACGGGATGAAACCGATCGAACAGGTCTAAGGATTGTCATTGAGCTGAAAAAAGATGCGGATGCGGAAGGGATTCTAAACTACCTTTTTAAGAATAGTGACCTGCAAATTACCTATCATTTCAATATGGTGGCGATTCATAATAAGCGTCCAAAACTAATGGGACTCCGTGAAATGCTTGATGCATATATTAATCACCGTAAAGAGGTTGTGACAAGACGCTCTGAGTTTGATCTTTTAAAAGCAAGAGATCGTTCCCATATTGTAGAAGGTTTAATGAAGGCCTTATCCATTTTAGATGAAGTGATTGCCACTATTCGTGCTTCAAAGGATAAGCGGGACGCCAAAAACAATTTGATGGCCAAATTTCAGTTTAGTGAGCCACAGGCTGAAGCGATTGTTTCTCTACAACTCTATCGTTTAACCAATACAGATATTACCGCTTTAAAAGCAGAAGCAGAAGAATTGGCTAAGCTTATTGAAGAGTTAACCGCTATTCTGAACAGTGAGAAAAAGCTTTTATCTGTCATAAAGAAGGAATTAAAGGATGTCCAAAAACGATTTATCGATACGAGAAGAACGAAAATCGAAGCGGAAATCGAAGAAATAAAAATTAATCTAGAAGTATTGATAGCAAGTGAAGATGTGATTGTGACAGTTACAAAAGAAGGCTATGTTAAACGTACAAGCCAGCGTTCGTACGCTGCTTCAAATGGTCAGGATTTTGGCATGAAGGATTCAGATAGGCTGATTTCCAAGCTGGAAATGAATACAACAGATGTTCTTTTACTATTTACGAATAAAGGCAATTACTTATTCTGTCCAGTTCATGAGCTTCCGGATATTCGATGGAAGGATGTTGGCCAGCATGTAGCCAATATTATCCCAATTGATCGTAATGAAGCGATTATTGCAGCCGTACCTGTTAAGGATTTTGAAAAAGAAGCCTATCTTTTATTCGTAACGAAAAATGGTATGGTTAAGAAAACTGAGCTAAAGCAATATCATGCACAGCGCCGTTCCAAGGCCCTTGTCGCTATCAATCTAAAGAATGACGATGAAGTGATTGATGTGCATGTTACAGATGGGTCAAAAGAGCTCTTCTTAACCACCTATTATGGCTATGCCCTTTGGTTTAAGGAAGAGGAAATTAGCCCAATCGGTATTCGTGCCGCCGGTGTTAAAGGAATTAATCTTAAAGACGGTGACTATGTGACCGCTGGTAAGATTAAGAATAGTGATCAGCAACCGGCTGTTGTCATTATCACTCAGCGTGGTTCCATAAAAAAAATGAAATTAACTGAATTTGAAATAGCCTCTCGTGCCAAACGTGGAGTTGTGATATTAAGAGAGCTGAAAACAAATCCACATTATGTAATTGGGTTTGTCTTTGTCAACGAACAGGATGAAATTTTTGTGGAAACTGAAAAAGGGATTATTGAACAAACAAATGCATCTGGACTGAGGTTTAATGACCGTTATTCCAATGGTTCCTTCCTTTATGATATGGAGCAGAATGGAAAAGCAAAAGCCATTTGGACGCATGAACATAAGGAAAAAACAGAAGCTGAAGAAAAATAA